The sequence GCGGATGCCGTCACCGAGGAAGTTGAAGGCCAGGACGGTGATGAAGATGGCGGCGCCGGGGGCGATCGCCATCCAGGGGGCGTGGTTCAGGTAATCCTTGCCGAAGGCGAGCATGGCACCCCAACTCGGCGTCGGCGGCTGCACGCCCAGCCCGAGGAAGGAGAGGCTGGCCTCGGATAGGATCGCGAACGCGACGCCGAGCGAGGCCTGCACGATCAGTGGCGCGGTCACGTTGGGCAGGATGTGCCGCAACATGATGCGCAGGTCCGACACTCCGATCGTGCGTGCCGCCTCGATGAACTCCCGCTCGCGCACGGAGAGAACCTGTCCGCGCACCAGCCGCGCGTAGCCCGGGATGCCCACGATGCCGACGGCGATCATGACGTTGGTGAGGCTGGGGCCGAGGGCGGCGGTGATGGCGAGGGCGAGGACCAGGGTTGGGAAGGCAAGCAGCGCGTCCATCGCTCGCATGATGGTGCTCTCGAGCAGCCCGATCCGGGTGTACCCGGCGACCAGTCCGAATGCGGTCCCGATGATCATGGCGATGCCGACCGCGATCACCCCGACCTGCAGCGAGACGCGTGAGCCGTAGATAACGCGGCTGAAGATATCGCGGCCGAGGGTATCGGTTCCCATCAGATGCTC is a genomic window of Sphaerobacter thermophilus DSM 20745 containing:
- a CDS encoding ABC transporter permease, with amino-acid sequence MQGTRTAAAPVADPLGQQARRRATGLRAFFARLMGTRMAPVASFIIALLVLTAVFAPIIAPYGVEEGDFAATLTRPNREHLMGTDTLGRDIFSRVIYGSRVSLQVGVIAVGIAMIIGTAFGLVAGYTRIGLLESTIMRAMDALLAFPTLVLALAITAALGPSLTNVMIAVGIVGIPGYARLVRGQVLSVREREFIEAARTIGVSDLRIMLRHILPNVTAPLIVQASLGVAFAILSEASLSFLGLGVQPPTPSWGAMLAFGKDYLNHAPWMAIAPGAAIFITVLAFNFLGDGIRDALDPHLHR